In Burkholderiaceae bacterium DAT-1, the genomic stretch TGACACATTTTGAACGCACAAACCCACTATTATATCAAAGTGACCAAAGAGTATTTAAGCACTTTTTTACGATTTTTTATCCCTGAAGGGTGGTTTCTGCTTTTCGTCAGCGAATGAAATCGTTAACCTAGGCGGGATTGACCTGAGTAGCCTCTTGTCTGAAACATCGACCAGGAATGGACCATGAAGATTGAATTCACGATCCGCGATGCGGTGGCCGGTGATGCACCTGCTATTCACCGACTTGTTCGCGAACTGGCCGACTACGAAAATCTAGCGCATATCTGTACGGGAACCGTCGAGCGACTGAATGAGCATTTGTTTGGCGAGCGCCCCTTTATTGAAGCAATGATTGCCGAAGTGGATCGCGGTGGCGAGCCATATCCCGTGGCCTTTGCGCTGTATTATCACAATTACTCTACGTTTCTGGCCAAACCGGGTTTGTTCCTGGAAGACCTTTTTGTGCTACCCGAATACCGTCGAAACGGAATTGGCGAGCGCCTGTTTCGTGAGTTGGCGAGCCGTGCCATCGAGCGGGGCTGCGGGCGTTTTGAATGGGCGGTACTCGACTGGAATAAGCCCGCACTGAATTTCTATCGCAAGCTCGGTGCAAGCATCATGCCGGACTGGCGCATCTGCCGGGCGACCGGCGAGAGTCTGCGTGCGATGGCCGCAAACGATTGATCTGAGCCTCGTATTTCGTCCCGCCTTCCGCCGGTTCATCGGCCTTTCAGGATAGCTCGTCACATGGCAGGTGCGCTTGCACCTGCCGGTGATTAGGATGCAACCTGACATCGTACCGTGTGTAACGAAAAAACAATCATATTTCCGGAGAGTAAAGTCATGCGCATGAAACCTGCCGCACTCATGGTCCTGGCGGCCATGCAGATGCTGATGAATGTTCAAGCTGCGGACGCTGCCGTCCCTGCACCTTCCGCACCGGTTGCTACCAACGTCGCAGCCGCACCTGTTCAGGTGACTCGAGTCGAAGGCATCAACGAATTCCGTTTGTCCAATGGCCTGCGCGTGTTGCTGGCACCGGATGCATCCAAGCCGACGACCACCGTAAACGTGACCTATATGGTGGGAAGCCGTCACGAAAGCTATGGCGAGACGGGTATGGCTCACTTGCTTGAACATCTGGTGTTCAAGGGCACACCGAGCTTGCCGGGTAAGACGATTGTTCAGGAATTCGCCAAGCGTGGCATGCGCTATAACGGCACCACTTTTTTTGATCGTACCAACTATTTCGAGACCTTCGCAGCCAGTGACGACAACCTCGACTGGGCGCTGAAGATGGAAGCAGACCGCATGGTCAATTCCAATGTCTGGCGCAGCGATCTGGATACCGAAATGACGGTGGTGCGCAACGAAATGGAAATGGGCGAGAACAATCCTGGCCGCATTCTGTTTGAAAAGATGACTGCCGCCGCCTATCAGTGGCACAACTACGGCAAGTCCACCATCGGTGCCCGTACTGACGTGGAAAACGTCAATATCGATCATCTGCAGGCGTTTTATCGCAAGTATTATCAGCCGGATAATGCTGTGTTGATCGTGACCGGCAAATTTGATGAAGCCAAGACGCTGGCACGTATCAACGAGTACTTTGGCAGCATTGCCAAGCCAGCTCGTACAATCGAAAAGCTTTGGACGCTCGATCCGGTTCAGGATGGTGCTCGCGAGATCAATATTGCCCGCGTGGGCGATGCCTCGCTGATCGGTGCGCTTTACCATGTACCGCAGGGTTCAGCGGCTGATTTTGCTGCCGTATCGGCGCTGAGCCAGATTTTGGGCGATACGCCAAATGGCCGTTTGTACAAGGCACTGGTCGAGAAGAAGAAGGCTGCAGGCGTAGAAGGTGAGGCGCTGGCGCTGCATGATCCGGGCTTTATGGTGCTGTTTGCACAGCTGGGCAAGGGTCAATCACGTGATGAGGCCCGCAGGATTCTGCTTGATGTGGTCGAAGGGATCAAAAAGCAGCCCATTACCGAAGCAGAAGTGAAGCGTGCGAAAACGGCTTTGCTGAATCAACTCGACAAAACACTGAGTGATCCGGTGCGCTTTGGCGTGTCGCTCTCCGAAGCGATTGCGCAGGGTGACTGGCGTTTGTTCTTTGTTGAGCGTGATCGCATTGAGGCGCTGACTGCAGCAGATGTACAGCGCGCTGCAGAAAATTATCTCATTGAATCCAATCGTACTTTTGGTCAGTTTATCCCGACCGAAAAGCCGGTTCGTGCCCAGTTTGCGGCAGCGCCTGATGTCGCGGCGCTGGTGAAAGACTATAAGGGTAAGGCAGAGCAGAGCGCTGGTGAAGCCTTTGACCCGTCCCCGCTGAATATCGAAAAGCGTACTGTCCGTTTTGATCTGCCGAATGGTGCCAAAGTTGCATTCCTGACCAAGCAGACCCGTGGTAATACCGTGAACGGCCAGATCGTGCTGCGGATTGGCGACGAAAAGGGGCTGTTCGGCAAGAAGTATGTCGCAGAAGCGACTGCCTCCATGCTGAAGCGCGGTGCCGGCAAGATGAGCCGTCAGGAAATCGCCGATAAGCTGGATGAGCTGAAGGCCAAGGTTGCTGTAGCCGATCGCCTCGGCAGTGCCGTGATCGTCGGATTCGATACCCGCCGTGCCCAGTTGCCGGAACTGATTGCATTGCTGAAGGACATTCTGCGTGCACCGAGCTTCCCGGAAGCCGAACTGGATCGTCTGAAAACAGAGTGGATAACTACCATCGAAGAGCAGCGTCGCCAGCCGGATGCGATTGCCAATAACGAACTGGGTCGTTCTACTCAAATCTGGAAGAAGGGCGATATCCGCTTTACCGATTCGTTTGATGATCAGATTGCCGCCATCAAAGCGATCAAGGTAGCCGATATCAAGGCCTTCTATCAGCAGTTCTATGGCGCTGCGAGTGCGCAAATCGCCCTGTCGGGTGACTTTGATGCGCAATCCGTGCGTGATGACCTGAAGGCAGCCTTTGGCGACTGGAAGGCCAAGTCCAAGTTTACGCGCGTGGCCGATCCGTTTGTGGCGACCAAAGCCAAGGAGCTGAAGTACGAGACGCCAGACAAGGCCAATGCCAACTTCCTGGCTGCACTCACCATTCCGCTGCGCGACGATTCGCCGGAAACACCGGCACTGCAGATTGCGAACCGCGTATTTGGCGGTGGCGGACTGAAGAGCCGTCTGGCTGATCGTCTGCGTCAGAAGGAGGGGATCAGCTATGGCTCCGGTTCCGGGCTGAGCCTGAATCCGCATGATGCCAATGCTGTCCTGTTCATGTATGCCATTTTTGCACCGCAAAACCTGCCGAAGCTGCAGGCGGGTGTGAAGGAAGAGCTGGATCGTCTGATCAAGGACGGTATCACCGAGCAAGAACTGGCTGAATCCAAGAGTGGTCTGCTGCAAAGTGCGCAGATCGGCCGTACTCAGGATGCATCGCTGGCTGCAGCACTGGCTAACCAGCTCTATGTCGGTCGCACGATGCAGTACACCGCCGATCAGGAAGACAAGCTGAAGGCCGTGACGGTTGAGCAGGTCAATGCCGTGATCCGCAAGTACTTCAAGCCGGAAGCGCTGGTGCAAGTGGTGGCAGGTGATTTTGCCAATGCGGCCAAGAAGGCTGAAGCGGCGGATAAGAAGTAAGCGAGCACACTTGTTTGTTCGCATGCAGTCTCAAACCCGGGTGGCGACATCCGGGTTTTTTGTACCTGTTTCCAGCGTGATGTCCGATCACGTTGCCAATTTCCTACGACTGCACGACGTGCCTGCAATGCAGCGCTGAATCGGGGTAGGATGGGTGTTCGGCGGAAAGAATATATCGTCGAATCGATAAAAAATGAAGTGTCCGGAGGTATTAACTATGCGTTTGAAGCCCGCTGCACTCTTGGTGCTGGCTGCAATGAATTTCATGGTCGCGCACGCGGCCGATATGCCTGCAACATCGACCCCTGCGCCTGTGGTGGCGCCGCAATCAGCTGCGCCGGTTAAGGCAAGCTCTGTTGAGGGCATCACCGAGTATCGTCTGGCCAATGGCCTGCGCGTCTTGCTTGCACCTGATGCGTCGAAACCGACGACCACGGTCAACGTGACGTATCTGGTAGGCAATCGCCACGAGAAATACGGCGAAACCGGCATGGCGCACTTGCTGGAGCATCTGGTATTCAAGGGGACACCCAATCTGCCCGGCAAGACGATTGTGCAGGAATTTGCCAAGCGCGGTATGGAATTTAACGGGACAACTTACTACGACCGTACCAACTATTTCGAAGTATTTGCAGCGAATGACGAGAACCTCGACTGGGCGCTGAAAATGGAAGCGGACCGCATGGTCAATTCCAATATCTGGCGTTCGGATCTGGATTCCGAAATGACTGTGGTGCGCAATGAGATGGAGGGCGGTGAAAATAGCCCGATGCGCATGTTCATGCAAAAGACGACTGCTGCTGCCTTCCAGTGGCACAACTATGGCAAGTCGACGATTGGCGCACGCTCCGACGTGGAAAACGTCAATATCGAGCATCTGCAGGCGTTCTACCGCAATTTCTATCAGCCGGACAATGCGGTGCTGATTGTGACCGGCAAGTTTGACGAAGCTAGGGTTCTGGATCAGGTGGGGCGTTATTTCGGCAGTATTGCGCGCCCGGCACGCGCGCTGGAGCCCGAGTGGACTGTAGAGCCGACCCAGGATGGCCCGCGTGAAGTGACGGTGAAGCGCGTAGGCGATACCGGTATTGTGGGCGCGATTTACCATACGCCTGCCGGTAGCGATCCTGCCTATGCGGCTGTCACCTTGCTGGCCAATATTCTGGGCGACACACCGAACGGTCGATTGTACAAAGGTCTGGTGAAGTCCAAGAAAGCTGCAGCCGCAGGCGCGGGCGACTTTGCCCTGCATGATCCAGGTTATTTGCTGGCGTTTGCGCAGCTGGCCAAGGGGCAGAGCAATGACGATGCACGTAAGCAGATGCTGAATGTGCTGGAAGGCTTCAGGAAGGAGCCAGTCACTGAAGCCGAACTGAATCGTGCCAAGACCGCTGTCCTCAACGGTTATGAAAAGCTGATGGATGATCCGGCTCAGTTCGGGATCGAATTGTCGGAAAAAATCGCACTGGGTGACTGGCGTCTGCTGTTCCTTGATCGTGACCGCATTGCTGCTGTCACCGTGGCAGATGTGCAGCGTGCTGCTGAAACCTATCTGGTTGAAAGCAATCGCACCTTTGGCCAGTTTGTACCAACAGACAAACCTGTGCGTGCCGAGATTCCTGCTCGCAAGGATGTAGCCAAGATGGTGGAAGGCTACACAGGTAAAGCGGCTGTCGCAGCCGGTGAAGACTTCGATCCAAGTCACGCCAATATCGATGCACGTACCGAGCGTTTTACGCTGGAGAGCGGCGCCAAGGTTGCGCTACTGGCCAAGAAAACGCGCGGCAATACCGTGAGTGGTTCGATTGCACTGCATATGGGTGATGAGAAGAGTTTGTTTGGCAAGGGCTATACGGCACAAGCCACTGCTTCATTGCTGACCCATGGCGCAGGCAAACTGAGCCGCCAGCAAATCGCCGACAAACTGGATGAGCTGAAAGCCACGCTGAATATCAGCCCATCGGGGGCGGGCGGGGTACTCGTTTCCTTTGAAACCAAGCGTGACAAGCTGGGGGCAGTGCTGGCGCTATTGAAAGATGTCCTGCGTGCGCCTACCTTCCCCGAGGCGGAGCTGGATGAGTACAAAACCGGTCAACTGGCTGCGATTGATGCCAATCGCCATCAGCCACAAGCAATGGCCAGCAATGCCATGAGTCGTCATGCGGCCGGTACCCGCTACAAGAAGGGCGACGTTCGCTACGTGGAATCCTTTGATGAGCAGGTTGCTGCCATCAAGTCACTCAAGCTGGCAGACGTGAAGGCTTTCCATCAGCAATTCTATGGTGCAAATCATGCCGATATCGCACTCGTGGGTGATTTTGACAGTCATGAAGTCAAACAGTCGCTGAAGGCGGTAGCGGGCGACTGGAAAGCGAAACAGGCTTACGC encodes the following:
- a CDS encoding GNAT family N-acetyltransferase — its product is MKIEFTIRDAVAGDAPAIHRLVRELADYENLAHICTGTVERLNEHLFGERPFIEAMIAEVDRGGEPYPVAFALYYHNYSTFLAKPGLFLEDLFVLPEYRRNGIGERLFRELASRAIERGCGRFEWAVLDWNKPALNFYRKLGASIMPDWRICRATGESLRAMAAND
- a CDS encoding insulinase family protein encodes the protein MRMKPAALMVLAAMQMLMNVQAADAAVPAPSAPVATNVAAAPVQVTRVEGINEFRLSNGLRVLLAPDASKPTTTVNVTYMVGSRHESYGETGMAHLLEHLVFKGTPSLPGKTIVQEFAKRGMRYNGTTFFDRTNYFETFAASDDNLDWALKMEADRMVNSNVWRSDLDTEMTVVRNEMEMGENNPGRILFEKMTAAAYQWHNYGKSTIGARTDVENVNIDHLQAFYRKYYQPDNAVLIVTGKFDEAKTLARINEYFGSIAKPARTIEKLWTLDPVQDGAREINIARVGDASLIGALYHVPQGSAADFAAVSALSQILGDTPNGRLYKALVEKKKAAGVEGEALALHDPGFMVLFAQLGKGQSRDEARRILLDVVEGIKKQPITEAEVKRAKTALLNQLDKTLSDPVRFGVSLSEAIAQGDWRLFFVERDRIEALTAADVQRAAENYLIESNRTFGQFIPTEKPVRAQFAAAPDVAALVKDYKGKAEQSAGEAFDPSPLNIEKRTVRFDLPNGAKVAFLTKQTRGNTVNGQIVLRIGDEKGLFGKKYVAEATASMLKRGAGKMSRQEIADKLDELKAKVAVADRLGSAVIVGFDTRRAQLPELIALLKDILRAPSFPEAELDRLKTEWITTIEEQRRQPDAIANNELGRSTQIWKKGDIRFTDSFDDQIAAIKAIKVADIKAFYQQFYGAASAQIALSGDFDAQSVRDDLKAAFGDWKAKSKFTRVADPFVATKAKELKYETPDKANANFLAALTIPLRDDSPETPALQIANRVFGGGGLKSRLADRLRQKEGISYGSGSGLSLNPHDANAVLFMYAIFAPQNLPKLQAGVKEELDRLIKDGITEQELAESKSGLLQSAQIGRTQDASLAAALANQLYVGRTMQYTADQEDKLKAVTVEQVNAVIRKYFKPEALVQVVAGDFANAAKKAEAADKK
- a CDS encoding insulinase family protein; protein product: MRLKPAALLVLAAMNFMVAHAADMPATSTPAPVVAPQSAAPVKASSVEGITEYRLANGLRVLLAPDASKPTTTVNVTYLVGNRHEKYGETGMAHLLEHLVFKGTPNLPGKTIVQEFAKRGMEFNGTTYYDRTNYFEVFAANDENLDWALKMEADRMVNSNIWRSDLDSEMTVVRNEMEGGENSPMRMFMQKTTAAAFQWHNYGKSTIGARSDVENVNIEHLQAFYRNFYQPDNAVLIVTGKFDEARVLDQVGRYFGSIARPARALEPEWTVEPTQDGPREVTVKRVGDTGIVGAIYHTPAGSDPAYAAVTLLANILGDTPNGRLYKGLVKSKKAAAAGAGDFALHDPGYLLAFAQLAKGQSNDDARKQMLNVLEGFRKEPVTEAELNRAKTAVLNGYEKLMDDPAQFGIELSEKIALGDWRLLFLDRDRIAAVTVADVQRAAETYLVESNRTFGQFVPTDKPVRAEIPARKDVAKMVEGYTGKAAVAAGEDFDPSHANIDARTERFTLESGAKVALLAKKTRGNTVSGSIALHMGDEKSLFGKGYTAQATASLLTHGAGKLSRQQIADKLDELKATLNISPSGAGGVLVSFETKRDKLGAVLALLKDVLRAPTFPEAELDEYKTGQLAAIDANRHQPQAMASNAMSRHAAGTRYKKGDVRYVESFDEQVAAIKSLKLADVKAFHQQFYGANHADIALVGDFDSHEVKQSLKAVAGDWKAKQAYAYIPTPFEPIKGEALTLESPDKAQAFYIAYSPLQVRDDHADAPALKIANRVLGGGALKSRLADRLRQKEGISYGAGSFLSLDSDEPSSSLGMYAIYAPQNLGVLQTSVKEELARFVSEGITEQELEEAKSGILQTSKLARTEDGSLAGALVSQLHRNRTMAVSAAQEARLKALSVADVNAVIRKYLDPQHFLHVYAGDFAGAAKKTEGAVK